CGTGACCGGCCCTCTTTCTTTGCCGCCGTGGAGCAATTGCTAATTGTGGACGGGCACAGCGCGATCTTCGGGATCGAGTGGTTGAGGGAGCTTCACCACGGTCCGAAGCGGCACCTCGCGCGACTTGAGCTGGTGAAGGCTCTGCGGGACATCGGCGACCGCGGGGAATGGAAGGTTTGTGTCGTTTTCGACGGCCGCCAGACCGAGCGCAGCTACGAGGGCGGGAACGAGGAGGGGATCCTGATCGTTTACTCGAAGGCTCGGGAAACCGCGGATGCGGTGATCGAGCGGCTGGCCGCCCGTTTTTCGGAAAAGGGCGACCGGGTGATGGTGGCGACGAATGACAATATGATCCAGCTCACGGCCACGACCTTCGGAGCTTCCAGCATGAGGATCGAAGAGCTGGAGGAGTGGATGGAGGGGAAGATTCCCTGAAATAGCGGGCATTGGGGGCGATTTCCCCGGCTTCAGACATTGGGGATTGAAGGGAGGAGGCTTGCCGGATTCCATCGCCCGCGATGGCTTTTTCGCCCGATAATGCTTTCGAACTGGTGAAGTCCGCCCATGAGCGGGGTCGGCTGGCCCATGCTTTCCTGATCAGCGGACCCCGCGGCTGCGGGAAAGAGCGGCTGGCGGCACGGATCGTGAAGATGCTGGAGCCGGGCGGAAATTCGGGCGGCGGCTTCGATCTCTTTGGCGAGCCGGTAGTGGAGGAAGTTCCGCCGCTGGATGAGCTGGAGGGGGAGTGGGTCCGCATCGTGCGTCCCCAGTCGAAATCCCGGCGGATTGTGGTGGATGCGATCCGCGATCTCGAGAAGAGCCTCTATGTTTCCTCCGGGCCCAACACGTGGAAGGTGGGCGTGATTGCGGATGCGGACCGGATGGCGGCTGCAGCGGAGAATGCTTTCCTGAAAACCCTCGAAGAACCGCCGCCGCGCACACTGCTGCTACTGCTGACGGCAAATCCGGGTGGCTTGCTGCCCACCGTGCTTTCCCGCTGCGTGCGCATGCCCCTGTTGGGGAAGACGGATCTTTCCGAAGGTGCGGGCTCGGATCTGGTCAGCGCGCTCGATCGGGCTGCGCAAGCGGGCTTCGGTTCGGCGACGGTGGCGCTCACGCTGAAGTCGGTCTTCGCCTCCATTCTGGAGCAGCGGAAGGCTGAGGCGGTGGAGGCGGCGGACGAGCAGCTCGCCGAAGAAGAAAAAGCCCTGAACAAGGGCTTCGAAGGCGACTATCTGAAGCGCCGTGAAGAGGCGCTGAAGGCCGCGGCGGAGTCCGAATACATTGAGGAACGCGCGCGGCTTTTCGACGTGCTGCAATCCTGGATGGCGGATGTGCTGCGCTGCAAGACCGGTGCTCCCGGCTTGGATTTTCCGGACTCTGCAGCTCAGACAAAAGCGATCGCCGAGTCAGAGGATCTCGGTCGACTCGTCCGGCGCATGGAAGCGCTGGGAGAACTTCGATCCACCCTCGACACGAATGCCCAGGAACAGCTGGCCCTTGAGGTCGGCTTCCTGAAGGCATTCGCCTGAACGAGGGGGGAGTTCGGTCAGAATTTTACGTCAGACTCGGCCTTCTGGACCTTCGGGTTGTTTTCGCCAGCGACCTTGCTGACGATCCCGAACTTGGCCTGCATGGCTTTGTTGCGCTCAGAAACGGTAGGGCCTTCCTGGCCGGACATCTGGGACATGGCTCCTTCGATTTCGGCGCCTTGGGCGGAGGTGTCCGTATTCGGATCCACGCCGAGGGCGGAGGTGGCGGCATCGATGCGGGCACCTTGGACGGCGACCTTGTCGAGTTGCTTCTCGTAGGTGCCCATGATCTGGGTCATTCCCTTGATGTCGCGACCGCATTCGCGGACGGATTGTACGAAAAAGCGTGCCTTAGCTTGAGCGCTTTCGGAGGTGGCGAACCAAGTGCCGCCAGCGGCGAGCATGGAGAGCATGGAGAGAGTGACGATGATTCCCGTGCGGCGGGTCTTCTTGTGCTTCACCTCATCGCGGGCATCCAGCATGGTGCGGAGCTCCTCATCGGACTCGTTTTGACCGGTCGGGATGATCACATCGGCGGCTGTGGCGGTAGCCGGGACTGGTGCCGGAGCGAAGGCTGCGATTGCTTGGACAGGATTTTCGGCCGGGGTAGCCGCGGCTTGGGGAGCGATGAACTCCGCCGACTTCATCTTCTCGAAGGAAGGCATAAAGGTCGCCGGCTTCGGCTGGGCGGCCGGTGGCGGACCCGCACGGAGAGCTGCGCCTGCCAATTGATTGATGCGTTCTTGAGCGGTCATGAAGAGGAGGGTGTGAGGGTGAGGTGTGATCGGTCGGGTGTGAGTCGAACGATGCCACTATTCTTCACATCTCCTGACTTTCGGGCATTACGTAATCGGGGATACGTGATCACGTGGGCAAAATGCCCGCTTTTGTAACTTGCCGGGTAGCAATGGGGTAGGGGCGGGAATTGCCTAGAAATCCCCCTTCCGGGACCTCATCGCTTGAGCGTTGAGGCCAAACCCGGCTGCAGCTTCCAGCGCGGCTCCTTCGAGAAGCCGGTCGAGCCCGGTGATCACTTCGAGGATGCCTTTTGACCAAGACTTCGCTCGCCACGCTGGCTCGGAAAGTTCGAGCAGGTGATCCATCGCATCGTCGCCGAGGAAAGGTTCCAGACCATAGCCCACCATCAGCGCGGATTTTTCCTGCACGGGATCGAGAGCCAGCAGGATGTTGTGGTTGTCGCCGCCCTTGGTGTTTTCGGCGGCGAAACCGCCGCAGTTGAAAATCCAGAAGACGTGGAGGCTGAAGGGATGATCGTTGGGGAAGCCGTGGAGCAGGATATTCAACGATACCTGAGGGAAGTGCCAGGCGAGCTTGCCGGCCGCCTTTGTGATTTTTTGCATCTCCGCCTTGTTGAGGCAGCCGGTGGTATCGCAGACGCCACGTCCCAGCCGCGGAACGGCCCCTAGCAAGGCCGAAGCGCGGTCCAGCGTGAGGACGCACTTCGGGCACTCCACGGCTGTCTCGGTCAGCCGCGTGAGGCAATAGGGGCAACGCATGCAGCTTTCCTAACCGCGCTGCTTCGTCCTGAGAAAGCCGAAAGCGCTGCATGTCAGCGGTGGCGGGCATTTACCGGTTGGCAAGTCCGGTCTCCGCGTCGCACGCTTTTCCCATGCAGCGCTTTGCAGGAAAGACGGCCGTGGTCACCGGGGGTGGCCGCGGGATCGGTGGTGCGATCGCCATGGCCTTTGCGGCCGAGGGCGCGAAGGTCGCGGTGGTGAGCCGGAGTGAATCGAGCTGCGGCAAGTCCGCGGAGGAGATCAATGCCGCCTATCCCGGTGCAGCGAAGGCTTATGCCATCGACGTCGCCGATCACGAGGCGGTGCAAGAGCTGGGCAAAACGATCATCGCCGACTTCGGCAACGTGAACATCCTCGTCAACAATGCCGGCGTGACCCGCGATGGCCTGCTGATGCGCATGAAGGAAGAAGACTGGGACACGGTGCTCGATACGAACCTGAAAGGCGCCTTCAACACCGTGAAGGCTTTCATGCGGACGCTGATGAAGGCGGAGGATCCACGCATCATCAACATCGCTTCCGTGATTGGCCTGATCGGCAATGCGGGCCAGGCGAACTACGCGGCTTCGAAGGCCGGCCTGATCGGTTTTACGAAATCGGTGGCGAAGGAACTCTCCGGCCGTGCCGTGACCTGCAATGCGGTGGCACCCGGCTTCATCACCACGGACATGACCGGCGAGCTGCCGGAGAAAGTCCGTGAGGAGATCCTGAAGAACATCCCGCTTTCCAGCTTCGGCGAAGTGGCCGACATTGCATCTGCCGTGCTCTTCCTCGCTAGCAAGGAAGCCCGCTACATCACGGGCCAAGTGCTGGCGGTCGATGGTGGCATGACGATGTAACCTTGATCCCATCCGACCCCCATGGAGCTGCTCATCATCCGACACGCCAAAGCTGAAGACCACGGACATCCCGGGGGCGATGGGGCGCGTGCGTTGGTGGCAAAGGGGCTCGAGCAATCCGAGCGGCTGGGGCGATTCCTGAAGCGGATCGACCGCCGCCCGGATGTGGTGCTCACCAGTCCGCTGGTGCGTGCCCGTCAGACGGCGGAGACGATGTGCCAGGCGGCGGAGATGCCGGGGCCCGTGGTGCAAGGGTGGCTTGCCTGCGGCATGGATCCTGAAGCGGCCATCCGCGAACTGGTGGCCTTCAGTGATTTTGAGCGCGTGGCGATTGTGGGTCATGAGCCGGATCTTTCTTCACTGATCGAGTGGTTGCTGGGGTGCAGCGGCAGCTCGGTGGAAGTGAAGAAAGCGAGCATCACGGGATTGCTGGTGCATCCGCCGGCATGGCATGCGCGGCTGCTGTTCCACATTCCGCCGGCGATGCTGGGGGAGTGATGGGTCTCTCAAGCACTAGCGGGCATCGACGAGTTCGCGGATCATCCTTTCACGGGTTTCCTCGTCCGTGTTGACGAAAGAACGGAGGAAAGTGTCCTGCTCGTCTTGGATAAGCCCGGGGTCGTCCGTGTAGCGGAGATGATAGCATGCAGGAGAGCTTCCGCGGATGCGGGGGGGCGCCTGTTCCGCCTGTTATAACAGGGAAAATAACAGGCGGGTGGGAAGGCGAGTATCGAACGTCGAAGGGGGGAACTCGGGTGGGGTGGAACGATGGGTAAAAGCATGCTTGGCAGAAAGTTTGGCGCATGCGGGGGTGGAGTTCTACTGCCAGCAGGCGGTGCGTTGCGACGGTGAGCCGCGCGTTCGATGCTGCTGCAGGGCTAGCGACAATGCTCTCCTGACGCTTTCAGAAGGCTGGGGATGGCGAAGCAGGTTTTACGGGATGCTGATCAAGAGCGCCTGGACCTGGTCGCGCTTCGCTTGCCGACGCTTTCTGGCTCCGATCATGTCTTGCCTCTTCTCCAGGCGATGCTCGACAAATTGTTTCAGGTGAAATGAGCCTCCTTGATATACACGGCTTTTCTTCAAGCCTTCCAACCGACGGATGGATGCGAAGGGTGCAGCCTCTGCATCGGCACAGTGGCGCTCCAGTGATTTGTGCAACTTGCGAAAAGCGCGGCTGGCCTTGGCCTTTTTGAAGGACTTCACCTTCCGCCAGTTCTGCGGGCTGGCTCCTCCCCGCACGTAGTGGTCCTTCAGGTAGGCGAGCCTCTTTTTTTCGACGGGATGGGTGACGCTGCTCATGAGGATGGGGTGGAGAATAAAGATAGATAAGGCGGGATTCCTGCGATCTCCAGATCAGGACATCCCCATGAAGCCTGCGAGAGGACATGCTGGACTCGGGGCACCTTCCATGTTGCTAGCTTTGGCAGAGCGCTGCGGAGTGGAGGGGCTTCACGGGGCGGAATTCGACGAAGCCGATTTCCATGATCTCCGCGGTAAAGGGGAGGATCTCTTCGCGGCAGATGGACAGTGCTTCTTCCACGCATTCGTGGGGACAAGCGACCGCGAGGGTGCAGTGCGGGATCCACTCCGAGGGCGCATAGTTCGGCCAGATGCGGGTGGCCATCGGCTCGAAGGAGTCCATGAACGAGGCGTGGAGTTCAAGCAGGGGGATGGTGACCTTCGGTGCGAGGAAGAGCACGGGTTGTTCAGCGGGGAAGATTCCGATGGAGGAGAAGGTGATCGGAAATCCGGAGGTGTCTTCGGCGAAGCGGTTGAGCAACTCGATGGTGGCATCGGTGTCGATCGAATCGCAGACCGCGAGCGAGACGTGCGGGCGGCTCCCGCTTCCATGAAGATAGGAGATCCCGATGCCCGCGAGGCGTTCCCAGATGCGGCGGACACGCTGCTCGGTGGCAGGATCAAGGAAGAGTTCGACGGCGTAAGGCATGTGGATAAATGCTCTTCTATCAGACCGAGGCAAAGGGACGAAGCCTGTTCCAAGCTCTTCGCGGGCGAGGCTGCACTCGACAGACCGGCCATGAGCGATAATGTCCCATCATGCGACCTCTCCGGTATTCCATCAATGTCACCCTCGATGGATGTTGCGACCATCAGGGGATCTCCCCGGACGAAGAGCTGCATCGCAATGCCGTGGAGAACCTGAATCGTGCCGACGCCCTTCTTTTCGGGCGGGTGATCTATGAAATGATGGAGGCCGCATTCCGCTGGCCCTCATCCACGGAAGCGATGCCTGATTGGATGCAACCGTTTGCCCGGACGATCAACGCGGCGAAGAAATACGTGGTATCGAGCAGATTGAAGGAGCCCGACTGGAATGCGGAACTCGTACGGGGAGAGCTGGGCGCTGCCGTGTGCCAGCTCAAGCAGGAGCCGGGTAAGGGACTGATGGTGGGAGGCGTGAAGCTTCCCATGGCTCTGGCGGAGTTGGGATTGATCGATGAATACGAATTCGTAGTACACCCCCGGATTGCCGGACATGGCCCGACCTTGTTCGCGGGGTTATCAAAGTATGTCGACTTGAAGCTGATCGACCGGAAGGAGTTCGGTTCGGGTGCCGTGGCGCTGCGGTATGAGCCGCGGCGGTAGACTTTATCATGGGGCTTCGCCGGGTTCCCGATGACCGGCTTCAACCTCAATCGATCTCCAGCCGATACCTCGGCAGCTTGGGATCGACCTCGCGGCTCCAAGCATCGATGCCGCCCTTGAGGGCCTTGGTGTTTTTCATGCCGTGGCCGAGGAACCAGGCACAGGTATCGAGCACGTGCTTGCCGGCGTGATCGTGGATAATGATGCGGCGCTGGGGATCACCGGCGAATAGCTTTTGTTGAAGCTCCTGCTCGAGAAAGACCGAGCCGGGAATGCTCACGGCCTCGTGTTCCTCGCGGGTCCGGGAGTCCAGCAGGAGTGGCGGGGCGGGGGAGTCGAGTTCGGCCTTGAGATCCGCGGGGCTGATCATCATCGACTCGTCGTGAGCGTGGCTGGCCAGCAAGTGATCCAGGACTTCCTGCACGTCCAATTCCCCGGCGCGGGCGCAAAGTTCGCCCAGTGTTTCGGTATCGGAAAAGCCACAGCTCTGGCAGCCGCCGAGGTGATAGCGGGAGAAAAGGGCACGCCGGGCACCCGGCAGGGCTTCCATGATGCTGCCCATCGGGGTGGCGGGATTGATCGTCGCGGGGTCCACTTCCGGGAGGCTAACGGGGGACGGCAGATTTTCCACTGTTTCAACGCAGGTTTCTGGGCCACCTTCCCGGCGCATGTTCCGACAGACCGACCCCGACGAACCGCGGATCTACTTCCTGCCCAATGCGATGACGGCAGGAAACCTCGCCTGCGGCTTCTTCGCCGTTTTGACGATTTTCAAGGGGATCATGCTGGCTTCCGCAACCGGATCCTACGATTTCGCCGCCGCGAAGCCCTACTACGAGCGGGCGATCCTGCTGATCTTCGCCTCCTGTATCTTCGACCTGTTGGACGGTCGGCTGGCCCGTCTCGGTGGCAAGGAGTCGCCCTTCGGCCGTGAATTCGACTCGCTGGCGGACGTGATCTCCTTCGGCATGGCTCCCTCGATGCTGATGGCGAAGGCTGTGCTGCTGCCGCTGGATGAGGTGGTGAACGGGCTCGGCTGGGTACTGGCCTGCATCTATGTGCTCTGCGGAGCGATGCGTCTTGCGCGCTTCAACTGTCTGGCGGCGCTTCCGAAGTCGGCGAATGTGGGCACGGATTTCCGCGGCATCCCGATACCGATGGCGGCGGGCTTCATCTCCTCGCTCACTTATCTGATCATCTATTTCAACGAAAACGACCGGGACCTGGGGGCATGGAAATACGTCCTCGCGGCGGCCATGCTGGGGCTTTCGATCCTCATGATCAGCGACGTCCGCTATCCGAGCTTCAAGAAAGTGGGATGGCGCACCCGCGGCACCCCGCTGATCATCGTGCTGGCGGCGGTGATCGTGTTCTTCACGGTGAAGTTCCATCAATTCGTGCCGGTGATCCTGTTCACCGCCTATCTGCTCTATGGGCTGGCGGTGCGCCCCTTCCTCTCTCCCAAGGTGCAGCGCGAGATCGAGGTGGATGATGAGGCGGGTGATGACCCTGCGGAGGCCCTGAGTCAAACCGATCACTCGCCGGAGAATCGAGTTGATTAAGATAGCTTAATCAATTATCTCCCGGGGAGTGAGGTCTTTCCCGGGCGTGACGATTTCCTCCCTCTTTCTCCGGGCCGCGAGCCTGCTGGCGGGATTATGTCTCCTGTTGGGAGGGACCGCGGAGGCGGCGCGGTTTCATACCGTGGTGATTGATCCCGGGCATGGTGGGAAGGATAAGGGTGCCTTCCGTGGCGGCGTGCGGGAATCCCATCTCACCCTGCAGACGGCCCGGCGGTTGGAGTCGCTGCTGAAGCGGAAGGGCCTGAAAACGACGATGACGCGGAGGAGCGATGTCTTTGTCTCGCTCAGCAGTCGCGTGGCCATTGCGAACCGGCATCGCTCCGCAGTGTTTGTGAGCATTCACTTCAACGCATGCAGGGATTCGCGGTATCGGGGGGTGGAGACCTTTTACGGAGGGCCGGCGGGGAGCAAACTGGCGCGGGCGATCCAGACGCGCTTGGCCAGTCGATTGAAGACGCATAACCGCGGGGTGAAGCAGCGGAGCTTCAAGGTGCTGCGGCAGACGAAATGCCCGGCAGTGCTGGTGGAGTGCGGCTTTCTCAGCCATGGAGGCGAGAGGAACCGTTGCCGGAGCGGTGCTTATCAACAGACGGCGGCGCAGGCGATCTGTGATGGGATCATGGCCGTGAGATAGGGACCGGGATGGATGGAATGAGGAAAGGCGGTGCCTGGCAGGGCGGACCTGTCGGTGATCCAAGCGGCAGTGGACTTCCGCCGTCCCAATGGGGCTGTCGAAGTGAGGCGGGCACCTCGCTATCCCGGGTCAGAGAAAGTTCACGGGCTCATCACGCCCTTTTTGGAGGGGGACTTGATGGCTTCGATGAGCTTCATGGCGACGGTAGGCCATTCGGTCTGCGCGGCCTCTTCGAGGGCGTCCTCGCGGCGTTTGCCGGATTTGAAGAGAAGTTGGTAGGCGCGTTTGATGGCGGTGCGTTCTTCGATGGAGAAGCCCGCACGCTTGAGGCCTACCGAGTTCAGTCCGGCGACGGTATTGATGCCATAGGCCATGCAGTAAGGAGGCATGTCCTGGCTGACGGCGGTCAGGCCTTGAACCATGGCGAGGTCGCCAATTCTCACGAACTGGTGCACCCCGACCGCGCCGCCGAGGAAGGCTTTGTTGCCCACGGTGACGTGACCGGCGAGGAGGACGTTGTTCGCGAGGATATTGCCATCGCCCAGCTTCACGTCATGGGCAAGGTGGGCACCGGTCATGAGGAAATTGCCCTCACCCATCACGGTGTCATGTCCCGACTTCGAGCCGCGGTGGACGGTCACGTACTCCCGCAGGGTATTGCGCGGGCCGATGACCACGCCGGAAGTGCAGGAGGGATCGAAAGAGAGATCCTGGGGATCGGCACCGATGATCGCGCCCCAGCCGATGTTGCAGCCCTCGCCGATCGAGGTCCGGCCGGAGATCCAAGCGTGGCCGCCGATCTTCACGCCGGCGGCGATTTTCACCGGGCCCTCGATTACCGAGAAGGGGCCGACGCTGACGTCCTCCGCGAGTTCCGCTTCAGGGGAGACGATGGCAGAAGGATGGATGGTCGGCACGGCGGGCTTGTAAGGCAGGGCGGGGCGCGGCGGCAAGAACGGCTCCCGTCCGCAGGCGAGATAAGATCGGCGTTGAGAAAATGCCCGGGCCGTGTCCAAGTTCGCTGCCGTGAGAATTCACCGGATGCTGGCGGAAGGGTGCGCGGGAGTGCTGCGCGAGGTATTTGACCGTGGCTGCGTGCTGGACCGGGTGATCGACCAGACTTTCCGCGCGAACCCGAAGTGGGGAAAGCGCGACCGCGGCTTCGTCGCGGAGACGGTTTTCGAGATCGTTCGCTGGCGCCGCGCGCTGGCGTTCGTGGCGGGAGGTGATTCGGTGGAGGCGCTCTGCGCGGCCCAGTGGAATCGCCAGGGGATGAACATTCCGGATTGGTGGGAGTGGAAGGGTGGCAAGCTCACGGAGATGAATGATCGTGAGGAAGCGCTGGGCTCCGAACCGCGGGCGATCCGCGAGTCGATCCCGGATTGGCTGGATGCCCGGGGTGCCTCGGAGCTGGGCGAGATTTGGGATGCGGAGATTTCCGCGCTCAATCATCGCGCGCCGGTTTTCCTGCGGGTGAATCGCCTGCGGATTTCGATGGATGGTGCGATCCGCTGGCTGGCGGAGAACGGGGTGATCGCGGATCGGGTGAAGGACGCACCGGACGCTCTGGTCCTACCGGAAGGAAAAGGGATTCCGAAGGCGCTGGCTGGTGAGGGCTTCGTGGAAATTCAGGATGCGGGATCGCAGGTGATCGCGCCTTTGCTCGAGGTGGAACCTGGCATGCGGGTGATCGATGCCTGTGCCGGTGCGGGTGGCAAAACGCTGCACCTGGCCGCGCTGATGCAGGGCAGGGGCGAGATCGTGGCTATGGATGTTTCCACGGCGAAGTTGAGCGAGCTGCGTCGCCGCGCCGCGCGGGCAGGGACGCGGATCATCCGCACGGAGACCTGGCGCGAGGACACGCTGAAGCGGTATGCCGGATGGGCGGATCGAGTGCTGATTGATGCGCCGTGTTCCGGGCTCGGGACCTTGAGGCGGCAGCCGGATTTGAAATGGCGCTTGAGCGAGGCCGCGGTGGAGAAGACACGACGGCTGCAACGGAGGCTGTTAGATCATTATCCCGCGCTGTTGAAGCCGGGAGGGAAGTTTGTCTATGCCACCTGCTCGGTGTTGCCTTCGGAGAATGCGGGGCAGTTGGATCTGCTCGC
This portion of the Luteolibacter luteus genome encodes:
- a CDS encoding NYN domain-containing protein, whose product is MEQLLIVDGHSAIFGIEWLRELHHGPKRHLARLELVKALRDIGDRGEWKVCVVFDGRQTERSYEGGNEEGILIVYSKARETADAVIERLAARFSEKGDRVMVATNDNMIQLTATTFGASSMRIEELEEWMEGKIP
- a CDS encoding TPM domain-containing protein → MRCPYCLTRLTETAVECPKCVLTLDRASALLGAVPRLGRGVCDTTGCLNKAEMQKITKAAGKLAWHFPQVSLNILLHGFPNDHPFSLHVFWIFNCGGFAAENTKGGDNHNILLALDPVQEKSALMVGYGLEPFLGDDAMDHLLELSEPAWRAKSWSKGILEVITGLDRLLEGAALEAAAGFGLNAQAMRSRKGDF
- the fabG gene encoding 3-oxoacyl-[acyl-carrier-protein] reductase encodes the protein MQRFAGKTAVVTGGGRGIGGAIAMAFAAEGAKVAVVSRSESSCGKSAEEINAAYPGAAKAYAIDVADHEAVQELGKTIIADFGNVNILVNNAGVTRDGLLMRMKEEDWDTVLDTNLKGAFNTVKAFMRTLMKAEDPRIINIASVIGLIGNAGQANYAASKAGLIGFTKSVAKELSGRAVTCNAVAPGFITTDMTGELPEKVREEILKNIPLSSFGEVADIASAVLFLASKEARYITGQVLAVDGGMTM
- the sixA gene encoding phosphohistidine phosphatase SixA, with translation MELLIIRHAKAEDHGHPGGDGARALVAKGLEQSERLGRFLKRIDRRPDVVLTSPLVRARQTAETMCQAAEMPGPVVQGWLACGMDPEAAIRELVAFSDFERVAIVGHEPDLSSLIEWLLGCSGSSVEVKKASITGLLVHPPAWHARLLFHIPPAMLGE
- a CDS encoding 2'-5' RNA ligase family protein, which produces MPYAVELFLDPATEQRVRRIWERLAGIGISYLHGSGSRPHVSLAVCDSIDTDATIELLNRFAEDTSGFPITFSSIGIFPAEQPVLFLAPKVTIPLLELHASFMDSFEPMATRIWPNYAPSEWIPHCTLAVACPHECVEEALSICREEILPFTAEIMEIGFVEFRPVKPLHSAALCQS
- a CDS encoding dihydrofolate reductase family protein; this translates as MRPLRYSINVTLDGCCDHQGISPDEELHRNAVENLNRADALLFGRVIYEMMEAAFRWPSSTEAMPDWMQPFARTINAAKKYVVSSRLKEPDWNAELVRGELGAAVCQLKQEPGKGLMVGGVKLPMALAELGLIDEYEFVVHPRIAGHGPTLFAGLSKYVDLKLIDRKEFGSGAVALRYEPRR
- a CDS encoding rhodanese-like domain-containing protein — its product is MDPATINPATPMGSIMEALPGARRALFSRYHLGGCQSCGFSDTETLGELCARAGELDVQEVLDHLLASHAHDESMMISPADLKAELDSPAPPLLLDSRTREEHEAVSIPGSVFLEQELQQKLFAGDPQRRIIIHDHAGKHVLDTCAWFLGHGMKNTKALKGGIDAWSREVDPKLPRYRLEID
- the pssA gene encoding CDP-diacylglycerol--serine O-phosphatidyltransferase, with protein sequence MFRQTDPDEPRIYFLPNAMTAGNLACGFFAVLTIFKGIMLASATGSYDFAAAKPYYERAILLIFASCIFDLLDGRLARLGGKESPFGREFDSLADVISFGMAPSMLMAKAVLLPLDEVVNGLGWVLACIYVLCGAMRLARFNCLAALPKSANVGTDFRGIPIPMAAGFISSLTYLIIYFNENDRDLGAWKYVLAAAMLGLSILMISDVRYPSFKKVGWRTRGTPLIIVLAAVIVFFTVKFHQFVPVILFTAYLLYGLAVRPFLSPKVQREIEVDDEAGDDPAEALSQTDHSPENRVD
- a CDS encoding N-acetylmuramoyl-L-alanine amidase family protein, yielding MTISSLFLRAASLLAGLCLLLGGTAEAARFHTVVIDPGHGGKDKGAFRGGVRESHLTLQTARRLESLLKRKGLKTTMTRRSDVFVSLSSRVAIANRHRSAVFVSIHFNACRDSRYRGVETFYGGPAGSKLARAIQTRLASRLKTHNRGVKQRSFKVLRQTKCPAVLVECGFLSHGGERNRCRSGAYQQTAAQAICDGIMAVR
- the lpxA gene encoding acyl-ACP--UDP-N-acetylglucosamine O-acyltransferase; amino-acid sequence: MPPRPALPYKPAVPTIHPSAIVSPEAELAEDVSVGPFSVIEGPVKIAAGVKIGGHAWISGRTSIGEGCNIGWGAIIGADPQDLSFDPSCTSGVVIGPRNTLREYVTVHRGSKSGHDTVMGEGNFLMTGAHLAHDVKLGDGNILANNVLLAGHVTVGNKAFLGGAVGVHQFVRIGDLAMVQGLTAVSQDMPPYCMAYGINTVAGLNSVGLKRAGFSIEERTAIKRAYQLLFKSGKRREDALEEAAQTEWPTVAMKLIEAIKSPSKKGVMSP
- a CDS encoding RsmB/NOP family class I SAM-dependent RNA methyltransferase, whose amino-acid sequence is MSKFAAVRIHRMLAEGCAGVLREVFDRGCVLDRVIDQTFRANPKWGKRDRGFVAETVFEIVRWRRALAFVAGGDSVEALCAAQWNRQGMNIPDWWEWKGGKLTEMNDREEALGSEPRAIRESIPDWLDARGASELGEIWDAEISALNHRAPVFLRVNRLRISMDGAIRWLAENGVIADRVKDAPDALVLPEGKGIPKALAGEGFVEIQDAGSQVIAPLLEVEPGMRVIDACAGAGGKTLHLAALMQGRGEIVAMDVSTAKLSELRRRAARAGTRIIRTETWREDTLKRYAGWADRVLIDAPCSGLGTLRRQPDLKWRLSEAAVEKTRRLQRRLLDHYPALLKPGGKFVYATCSVLPSENAGQLDLLAERDGRFKMEESVTVSPSQSGWDGFFAARLSV